The following are encoded together in the Dama dama isolate Ldn47 chromosome 29, ASM3311817v1, whole genome shotgun sequence genome:
- the TJP2 gene encoding tight junction protein ZO-2 isoform X4, whose translation MEELIWEQYTVTLQKDSKRGFGIAVSGGRDNPHFENGETSIVISDVLPGGPADGLLQENDRVVMVNGTPMEDVLHSFAVQQLRKSGKIAAIVVKRPRKVQLAPLQSSPPVHEDDRAFEVMDEFDGRSARSGYSERSRPSSRGGRSRSWEESPERGRPHDRARSRDRGRSLERGLDHDDDYGRARERSRGRSLERGLDHDDYRRARESSRGRSIDPVYDRAYTPEGEYGHRAQPDARYGASQNRSREHLHSRSPSPEPRGRPDSDKPIGVLLMKSKANEEYGLRLGSQIFIKEMTRTGLATKDGNLHEGDIILKINGTVTENMSLTDARKLIEKSRGKLQLVVLRDSKQTLINIPSLNDSDSEIEDISEIESNRSFSPEERRQQYSDYDYHSSNEKLKERPSSREDTQSRWSRMGATPTPFKSTGDMGSTEPSKEPRYQEESPVPPPKPAPRAVLRPSPEDLAIYGPNTKMVRFKKGDSVGLRLAGGNDVGIFVAGIQEGTSAEQEGLQEGDQILKVNTQDFRGLVREDAVLYLLEIPKGETVTILAQSRADVYRDILACGRGDSFFIRSHFECEKETPQSLAFTRGEVFRVVDTLYDGKLGHWLAVRIGNELEKGLIPNKSRAEQMASVQNAQRDTTGDRADFWRMRGQRSGVKKNLRKSREDLTAAVTVSTKFPAYERVLLREAGFKRPVVLFGPIADIALEKLANDLPDLFQTAKTEPRDAGSEKSTGVVRLNTVRQIIEQDKHALLDVTPKAVDLLNYTQWFPIVIFFNPDSRQGVKTMRQRLNPSSNKSSRKLFDQANKLKKTCAHLFTATINLNSANDSWFGSLKDTIQHQQGEAVWVSEGKMEGMDDDPEDRMSYLTAMGADYLSCDSRLISDFEDTDGEGGAYTDNELDEPAEEPLVSSITRSSEPVQHEESIRKPSPEPRAQMRRAASRDQLRDNSPPPAFKPEPPKAKTQNREESFDFSRSYEYKSNPSAAAGNEIPGASTKGCPPPIAAKPTFGRPVLKPSTPVPPPESEEAGEGSEEQHNAPKSVLGKVKIFEKMDHKARLQRMQELQEAQNARIEIAQKHPDIYAVPIKTHKPDPGPPQYTSSRPPEPQKGPARLYQDPRGSYGSDAEEEEYRQQLSEHSRRGYYGQASRYRDTEL comes from the exons ATGGAAGAACTGATATGGGAACAGTACACTGTGACCCTACAGAAG GATTCCAAGAGAGGATTTGGAATTGCAGTATCCGGAGGCAGAGACAACCCCCACTTTGAGAACGGGGAGACATCAATCGTCATTTCTGACGTGCTCCCGGGTGGGCCCGCCGATGGGCTGCTTCA AGAGAATGACAGGGTGGTCATGGTCAATGGCACCCCCATGGAGGACGTGCTCCATTCTTTCGCTGTTCAGCAGCTGAGGAAGAGTGGGAAGATCGCTGCCATT GTGGTCAAGAGGCCCCGGAAGGTCCAGCTGGCCCCGCTGCAGAGCAGTCCTCCCGTCCACGAAGATGACCGGGCTTTCGAGGTGATGGACGAGTTTGATGGCAGAAGCGCCCGCAGCGGCTACAGCGAGAGGAGCCGGCCCAGCAGCCGCGGAGGGCGCAGCCGCAGCTGGGAGGAGAGCCCTGAGAGGGGCCGTCCCCACGACCGGGCGCGCAGCCGGGATCGGGGCCGGAGCCTGGAGCGGGGCCTGGACCACGACGACGACTACGGGCGAGCCCGGGAGCGCAGCCGTGGCCGCAGCCTCGAGCGGGGCCTGGACCACGATGATTACAGGCGAGCCCGGGAGAGCAGCCGCGGCCGGAGCATTGACCCGGTCTACGATCGCGCCTACACCCCTGAGGGGGAGTACGGCCACAGGGCCCAGCCTGATGCCCGGTATGGGGCGTCCCAGAACCGCAGCCGCGAGCACCTCCACTCCCGCAGCCCCAGCCCGGAGCCCCGGGGGCGGCCGGACTCGGACAAGCCCATCGGGGTCCTTCTGatgaaaagcaaagcaaatgaAG AATATGGTCTCCGGCTTGGGAGTCAGATCTTCATAAAGGAAATGACCAGAACCGGTCTAGCAACTAAAGATGGCAACCTGCATGAAGGAGACATAATTCTCAAG ATAAATGGAACCGTAACCGAGAACATGTCTTTAACGGATGCTCGAAAACTGATAGAAAAGTCAAGAGGGAAACTCCAGCTCGTGGTGCTGAGGGACAGCAAACAGACGCTCATCAACATCCCCTCATTAAATGACAGCGACTCAGAAATAGAAG aTATCTCAGAAATAGAGTCCAACCGATCGTTTTCTCCAGAGGAGAGACGGCAGCAGTATTCCGATTATGATTACCATTCCTCAAATGAAAAGCTGAAGGAGAGACCAAG TTCAAGAGAGGACACGCAGAGCAGGTGGTCCAGGATGGGCGCCACACCCACCCCCTTTAAGTCCACTGGGGATATGGGCAGCACGGAGCCCAGCAAGGAACCCAGATACCAAGAGGAATCCCCAG TTCCTCCACCAAAACCAGCCCCGAGAGCTGTTCTTCGTCCAAGTCCTGAAGATTTAGCGATATATGG CCCCAATACCAAAATGGTGAGGTTCAAGAAGGGAGACAGTGTGGGCCTCCGGCTGGCTGGTGGCAATGACGTTGGGATATTTGTGGCCGGCATTCAAGAGGGTACCTCCGCGGAGCAAGAAGGTCTTCAAGAAGGGGACCAGATTCTGAAG GTGAACACACAGGATTTCAGAGGACTCGTTCGGGAGGATGCTGTTCTGTACCTGTTAGAAATCCCCAAAGGTGAAACGGTGACCATTTTAGCTCAGAGCCGAGCTGATG TGTATAGAGACATACTGGCTTGTGGCAGAGGGGATTCCTTTTTTATAAGAAGCCACTTTGAATGTGAGAAGGAAACTCCACAGAGCCTGGCCTTCACCAGAGGGGAGGTCTTCCGCGTGGTAGATACACTTTACGATGGCAAACTGGGCCACTGGCTGGCTGTGAGGATCGGAAACGAACTGGAGAAAGGCTTAATCCCCAACAAAAGCAG AGCGGAACAAATGGCCAGCGTTCAGAATGCCCAGAGAGACACCACCGGGGACAGGGCAGACTTCTGGAGGATGCGCGGCCAGAGATCAGGTGTGAAGAAGAACCTTCGGAAGAGTCGGGAGGACCTGACCGCCGCCGTGACGGTCAGCACCAAGTTCCCAGCCTACGAGAGGGTTCTGCTTCGAGAAG CTGGTTTCAAGAGACCTGTCGTCTTATTTGGCCCCATAGCAGATATAGCCCTGGAGAAGTTGGCAAATGACTTGCCTGACCTGTTCCAAACTGCTA aaACAGAACCAAGAGACGCAGGATCTGAGAAATCCACCGGGGTGGTGCGGTTAAATACCGTGAGACAGATTATTGAACAG GACAAGCATGCGCTCCTGGATGTAACGCCTAAGGCTGTGGACCTGTTGAACTATACTCAGTGGTTCCCGATTGTGATCTTTTTCAACCCAGACTCTAggcaaggtgtcaaaactatgagacaGAGGTTGAATCCATCATCCAACAAAAGTTCTCGGAAGTTATTTGATCAGGCCAACAAGCTTAAAAAAACGTGTGCACATCTTTTCACAG CTACAATCAACCTCAATTCAGCCAACGACAGCTGGTTTGGCAGCTTGAAAGACACGATTCAGCATCAGCAAGGAGAAGCAGTCTGGGTCTCCGAAGGAAAG ATGGAAGGGATGGATGATGATCCCGAAGACCGCATGTCCTACTTAACCGCCATGGGCGCGGACTATCTGAGTTGCGACAGCCGCCTCATCAGTGACTTTGAAGACACCGACGGTGAAGGAGGCGCCTACACTGACAATGAGCTGGATGAGCCAGCCGAGGAGCCGCTGGTGTCTTCCATCACCCGCTCCTCGGAGCCGGTGCAGCACGAGGAG AGCATAAGGAAACCCAGCCCAGAGCCACGAGCTCAGATGAGGAGGGCTGCTAGCAGAGATCAACTTAGGGACAATAGCCCGCCCCCGGCATTCAAGCCAGAGCCGCCCAAG GCCAAAACCCAAAACAGAGAAGAATCTTTTGACTTCTCCAGATCTTATGAATACAAGTCAAACCCCTCAGCCGCTGCTGGTAACGAAATTCCAGGGGCATCTACCAAAGGTTGTCCTCCTCCTATTGCAGCGAAACCCACTTTTGGACGGCCTGTACTGAAGCCCTCCACTCCCGTCCCTCCCCCAGAGAGTGAGGAGGCGGGAGAGGGCAGTGAGGAgcagcacaatgctcccaagtctgTCCTGggcaaagtaaaaatatttgagaagatGGATCACAAGGCAAGGTTACAGAGAATGCAAGAGCTCCAAGAAGCACAGAATGCAAGG
- the TJP2 gene encoding tight junction protein ZO-2 isoform X2: MPVRGDRGFPPRREMSGWLPAPGMEELIWEQYTVTLQKDSKRGFGIAVSGGRDNPHFENGETSIVISDVLPGGPADGLLQENDRVVMVNGTPMEDVLHSFAVQQLRKSGKIAAIVVKRPRKVQLAPLQSSPPVHEDDRAFEVMDEFDGRSARSGYSERSRPSSRGGRSRSWEESPERGRPHDRARSRDRGRSLERGLDHDDDYGRARERSRGRSLERGLDHDDYRRARESSRGRSIDPVYDRAYTPEGEYGHRAQPDARYGASQNRSREHLHSRSPSPEPRGRPDSDKPIGVLLMKSKANEEYGLRLGSQIFIKEMTRTGLATKDGNLHEGDIILKINGTVTENMSLTDARKLIEKSRGKLQLVVLRDSKQTLINIPSLNDSDSEIEDISEIESNRSFSPEERRQQYSDYDYHSSNEKLKERPSSREDTQSRWSRMGATPTPFKSTGDMGSTEPSKEPRYQEESPVPPPKPAPRAVLRPSPEDLAIYGPNTKMVRFKKGDSVGLRLAGGNDVGIFVAGIQEGTSAEQEGLQEGDQILKVNTQDFRGLVREDAVLYLLEIPKGETVTILAQSRADVYRDILACGRGDSFFIRSHFECEKETPQSLAFTRGEVFRVVDTLYDGKLGHWLAVRIGNELEKGLIPNKSRAEQMASVQNAQRDTTGDRADFWRMRGQRSGVKKNLRKSREDLTAAVTVSTKFPAYERVLLREAGFKRPVVLFGPIADIALEKLANDLPDLFQTAKTEPRDAGSEKSTGVVRLNTVRQIIEQDKHALLDVTPKAVDLLNYTQWFPIVIFFNPDSRQGVKTMRQRLNPSSNKSSRKLFDQANKLKKTCAHLFTATINLNSANDSWFGSLKDTIQHQQGEAVWVSEGKMEGMDDDPEDRMSYLTAMGADYLSCDSRLISDFEDTDGEGGAYTDNELDEPAEEPLVSSITRSSEPVQHEEAKTQNREESFDFSRSYEYKSNPSAAAGNEIPGASTKGCPPPIAAKPTFGRPVLKPSTPVPPPESEEAGEGSEEQHNAPKSVLGKVKIFEKMDHKARLQRMQELQEAQNARIEIAQKHPDIYAVPIKTHKPDPGPPQYTSSRPPEPQKGPARLYQDPRGSYGSDAEEEEYRQQLSEHSRRGYYGQASRYRDTEL, from the exons gCTCCAGGCATGGAAGAACTGATATGGGAACAGTACACTGTGACCCTACAGAAG GATTCCAAGAGAGGATTTGGAATTGCAGTATCCGGAGGCAGAGACAACCCCCACTTTGAGAACGGGGAGACATCAATCGTCATTTCTGACGTGCTCCCGGGTGGGCCCGCCGATGGGCTGCTTCA AGAGAATGACAGGGTGGTCATGGTCAATGGCACCCCCATGGAGGACGTGCTCCATTCTTTCGCTGTTCAGCAGCTGAGGAAGAGTGGGAAGATCGCTGCCATT GTGGTCAAGAGGCCCCGGAAGGTCCAGCTGGCCCCGCTGCAGAGCAGTCCTCCCGTCCACGAAGATGACCGGGCTTTCGAGGTGATGGACGAGTTTGATGGCAGAAGCGCCCGCAGCGGCTACAGCGAGAGGAGCCGGCCCAGCAGCCGCGGAGGGCGCAGCCGCAGCTGGGAGGAGAGCCCTGAGAGGGGCCGTCCCCACGACCGGGCGCGCAGCCGGGATCGGGGCCGGAGCCTGGAGCGGGGCCTGGACCACGACGACGACTACGGGCGAGCCCGGGAGCGCAGCCGTGGCCGCAGCCTCGAGCGGGGCCTGGACCACGATGATTACAGGCGAGCCCGGGAGAGCAGCCGCGGCCGGAGCATTGACCCGGTCTACGATCGCGCCTACACCCCTGAGGGGGAGTACGGCCACAGGGCCCAGCCTGATGCCCGGTATGGGGCGTCCCAGAACCGCAGCCGCGAGCACCTCCACTCCCGCAGCCCCAGCCCGGAGCCCCGGGGGCGGCCGGACTCGGACAAGCCCATCGGGGTCCTTCTGatgaaaagcaaagcaaatgaAG AATATGGTCTCCGGCTTGGGAGTCAGATCTTCATAAAGGAAATGACCAGAACCGGTCTAGCAACTAAAGATGGCAACCTGCATGAAGGAGACATAATTCTCAAG ATAAATGGAACCGTAACCGAGAACATGTCTTTAACGGATGCTCGAAAACTGATAGAAAAGTCAAGAGGGAAACTCCAGCTCGTGGTGCTGAGGGACAGCAAACAGACGCTCATCAACATCCCCTCATTAAATGACAGCGACTCAGAAATAGAAG aTATCTCAGAAATAGAGTCCAACCGATCGTTTTCTCCAGAGGAGAGACGGCAGCAGTATTCCGATTATGATTACCATTCCTCAAATGAAAAGCTGAAGGAGAGACCAAG TTCAAGAGAGGACACGCAGAGCAGGTGGTCCAGGATGGGCGCCACACCCACCCCCTTTAAGTCCACTGGGGATATGGGCAGCACGGAGCCCAGCAAGGAACCCAGATACCAAGAGGAATCCCCAG TTCCTCCACCAAAACCAGCCCCGAGAGCTGTTCTTCGTCCAAGTCCTGAAGATTTAGCGATATATGG CCCCAATACCAAAATGGTGAGGTTCAAGAAGGGAGACAGTGTGGGCCTCCGGCTGGCTGGTGGCAATGACGTTGGGATATTTGTGGCCGGCATTCAAGAGGGTACCTCCGCGGAGCAAGAAGGTCTTCAAGAAGGGGACCAGATTCTGAAG GTGAACACACAGGATTTCAGAGGACTCGTTCGGGAGGATGCTGTTCTGTACCTGTTAGAAATCCCCAAAGGTGAAACGGTGACCATTTTAGCTCAGAGCCGAGCTGATG TGTATAGAGACATACTGGCTTGTGGCAGAGGGGATTCCTTTTTTATAAGAAGCCACTTTGAATGTGAGAAGGAAACTCCACAGAGCCTGGCCTTCACCAGAGGGGAGGTCTTCCGCGTGGTAGATACACTTTACGATGGCAAACTGGGCCACTGGCTGGCTGTGAGGATCGGAAACGAACTGGAGAAAGGCTTAATCCCCAACAAAAGCAG AGCGGAACAAATGGCCAGCGTTCAGAATGCCCAGAGAGACACCACCGGGGACAGGGCAGACTTCTGGAGGATGCGCGGCCAGAGATCAGGTGTGAAGAAGAACCTTCGGAAGAGTCGGGAGGACCTGACCGCCGCCGTGACGGTCAGCACCAAGTTCCCAGCCTACGAGAGGGTTCTGCTTCGAGAAG CTGGTTTCAAGAGACCTGTCGTCTTATTTGGCCCCATAGCAGATATAGCCCTGGAGAAGTTGGCAAATGACTTGCCTGACCTGTTCCAAACTGCTA aaACAGAACCAAGAGACGCAGGATCTGAGAAATCCACCGGGGTGGTGCGGTTAAATACCGTGAGACAGATTATTGAACAG GACAAGCATGCGCTCCTGGATGTAACGCCTAAGGCTGTGGACCTGTTGAACTATACTCAGTGGTTCCCGATTGTGATCTTTTTCAACCCAGACTCTAggcaaggtgtcaaaactatgagacaGAGGTTGAATCCATCATCCAACAAAAGTTCTCGGAAGTTATTTGATCAGGCCAACAAGCTTAAAAAAACGTGTGCACATCTTTTCACAG CTACAATCAACCTCAATTCAGCCAACGACAGCTGGTTTGGCAGCTTGAAAGACACGATTCAGCATCAGCAAGGAGAAGCAGTCTGGGTCTCCGAAGGAAAG ATGGAAGGGATGGATGATGATCCCGAAGACCGCATGTCCTACTTAACCGCCATGGGCGCGGACTATCTGAGTTGCGACAGCCGCCTCATCAGTGACTTTGAAGACACCGACGGTGAAGGAGGCGCCTACACTGACAATGAGCTGGATGAGCCAGCCGAGGAGCCGCTGGTGTCTTCCATCACCCGCTCCTCGGAGCCGGTGCAGCACGAGGAG GCCAAAACCCAAAACAGAGAAGAATCTTTTGACTTCTCCAGATCTTATGAATACAAGTCAAACCCCTCAGCCGCTGCTGGTAACGAAATTCCAGGGGCATCTACCAAAGGTTGTCCTCCTCCTATTGCAGCGAAACCCACTTTTGGACGGCCTGTACTGAAGCCCTCCACTCCCGTCCCTCCCCCAGAGAGTGAGGAGGCGGGAGAGGGCAGTGAGGAgcagcacaatgctcccaagtctgTCCTGggcaaagtaaaaatatttgagaagatGGATCACAAGGCAAGGTTACAGAGAATGCAAGAGCTCCAAGAAGCACAGAATGCAAGG
- the TJP2 gene encoding tight junction protein ZO-2 isoform X1, translating into MPVRGDRGFPPRREMSGWLPAPGMEELIWEQYTVTLQKDSKRGFGIAVSGGRDNPHFENGETSIVISDVLPGGPADGLLQENDRVVMVNGTPMEDVLHSFAVQQLRKSGKIAAIVVKRPRKVQLAPLQSSPPVHEDDRAFEVMDEFDGRSARSGYSERSRPSSRGGRSRSWEESPERGRPHDRARSRDRGRSLERGLDHDDDYGRARERSRGRSLERGLDHDDYRRARESSRGRSIDPVYDRAYTPEGEYGHRAQPDARYGASQNRSREHLHSRSPSPEPRGRPDSDKPIGVLLMKSKANEEYGLRLGSQIFIKEMTRTGLATKDGNLHEGDIILKINGTVTENMSLTDARKLIEKSRGKLQLVVLRDSKQTLINIPSLNDSDSEIEDISEIESNRSFSPEERRQQYSDYDYHSSNEKLKERPSSREDTQSRWSRMGATPTPFKSTGDMGSTEPSKEPRYQEESPVPPPKPAPRAVLRPSPEDLAIYGPNTKMVRFKKGDSVGLRLAGGNDVGIFVAGIQEGTSAEQEGLQEGDQILKVNTQDFRGLVREDAVLYLLEIPKGETVTILAQSRADVYRDILACGRGDSFFIRSHFECEKETPQSLAFTRGEVFRVVDTLYDGKLGHWLAVRIGNELEKGLIPNKSRAEQMASVQNAQRDTTGDRADFWRMRGQRSGVKKNLRKSREDLTAAVTVSTKFPAYERVLLREAGFKRPVVLFGPIADIALEKLANDLPDLFQTAKTEPRDAGSEKSTGVVRLNTVRQIIEQDKHALLDVTPKAVDLLNYTQWFPIVIFFNPDSRQGVKTMRQRLNPSSNKSSRKLFDQANKLKKTCAHLFTATINLNSANDSWFGSLKDTIQHQQGEAVWVSEGKMEGMDDDPEDRMSYLTAMGADYLSCDSRLISDFEDTDGEGGAYTDNELDEPAEEPLVSSITRSSEPVQHEESIRKPSPEPRAQMRRAASRDQLRDNSPPPAFKPEPPKAKTQNREESFDFSRSYEYKSNPSAAAGNEIPGASTKGCPPPIAAKPTFGRPVLKPSTPVPPPESEEAGEGSEEQHNAPKSVLGKVKIFEKMDHKARLQRMQELQEAQNARIEIAQKHPDIYAVPIKTHKPDPGPPQYTSSRPPEPQKGPARLYQDPRGSYGSDAEEEEYRQQLSEHSRRGYYGQASRYRDTEL; encoded by the exons gCTCCAGGCATGGAAGAACTGATATGGGAACAGTACACTGTGACCCTACAGAAG GATTCCAAGAGAGGATTTGGAATTGCAGTATCCGGAGGCAGAGACAACCCCCACTTTGAGAACGGGGAGACATCAATCGTCATTTCTGACGTGCTCCCGGGTGGGCCCGCCGATGGGCTGCTTCA AGAGAATGACAGGGTGGTCATGGTCAATGGCACCCCCATGGAGGACGTGCTCCATTCTTTCGCTGTTCAGCAGCTGAGGAAGAGTGGGAAGATCGCTGCCATT GTGGTCAAGAGGCCCCGGAAGGTCCAGCTGGCCCCGCTGCAGAGCAGTCCTCCCGTCCACGAAGATGACCGGGCTTTCGAGGTGATGGACGAGTTTGATGGCAGAAGCGCCCGCAGCGGCTACAGCGAGAGGAGCCGGCCCAGCAGCCGCGGAGGGCGCAGCCGCAGCTGGGAGGAGAGCCCTGAGAGGGGCCGTCCCCACGACCGGGCGCGCAGCCGGGATCGGGGCCGGAGCCTGGAGCGGGGCCTGGACCACGACGACGACTACGGGCGAGCCCGGGAGCGCAGCCGTGGCCGCAGCCTCGAGCGGGGCCTGGACCACGATGATTACAGGCGAGCCCGGGAGAGCAGCCGCGGCCGGAGCATTGACCCGGTCTACGATCGCGCCTACACCCCTGAGGGGGAGTACGGCCACAGGGCCCAGCCTGATGCCCGGTATGGGGCGTCCCAGAACCGCAGCCGCGAGCACCTCCACTCCCGCAGCCCCAGCCCGGAGCCCCGGGGGCGGCCGGACTCGGACAAGCCCATCGGGGTCCTTCTGatgaaaagcaaagcaaatgaAG AATATGGTCTCCGGCTTGGGAGTCAGATCTTCATAAAGGAAATGACCAGAACCGGTCTAGCAACTAAAGATGGCAACCTGCATGAAGGAGACATAATTCTCAAG ATAAATGGAACCGTAACCGAGAACATGTCTTTAACGGATGCTCGAAAACTGATAGAAAAGTCAAGAGGGAAACTCCAGCTCGTGGTGCTGAGGGACAGCAAACAGACGCTCATCAACATCCCCTCATTAAATGACAGCGACTCAGAAATAGAAG aTATCTCAGAAATAGAGTCCAACCGATCGTTTTCTCCAGAGGAGAGACGGCAGCAGTATTCCGATTATGATTACCATTCCTCAAATGAAAAGCTGAAGGAGAGACCAAG TTCAAGAGAGGACACGCAGAGCAGGTGGTCCAGGATGGGCGCCACACCCACCCCCTTTAAGTCCACTGGGGATATGGGCAGCACGGAGCCCAGCAAGGAACCCAGATACCAAGAGGAATCCCCAG TTCCTCCACCAAAACCAGCCCCGAGAGCTGTTCTTCGTCCAAGTCCTGAAGATTTAGCGATATATGG CCCCAATACCAAAATGGTGAGGTTCAAGAAGGGAGACAGTGTGGGCCTCCGGCTGGCTGGTGGCAATGACGTTGGGATATTTGTGGCCGGCATTCAAGAGGGTACCTCCGCGGAGCAAGAAGGTCTTCAAGAAGGGGACCAGATTCTGAAG GTGAACACACAGGATTTCAGAGGACTCGTTCGGGAGGATGCTGTTCTGTACCTGTTAGAAATCCCCAAAGGTGAAACGGTGACCATTTTAGCTCAGAGCCGAGCTGATG TGTATAGAGACATACTGGCTTGTGGCAGAGGGGATTCCTTTTTTATAAGAAGCCACTTTGAATGTGAGAAGGAAACTCCACAGAGCCTGGCCTTCACCAGAGGGGAGGTCTTCCGCGTGGTAGATACACTTTACGATGGCAAACTGGGCCACTGGCTGGCTGTGAGGATCGGAAACGAACTGGAGAAAGGCTTAATCCCCAACAAAAGCAG AGCGGAACAAATGGCCAGCGTTCAGAATGCCCAGAGAGACACCACCGGGGACAGGGCAGACTTCTGGAGGATGCGCGGCCAGAGATCAGGTGTGAAGAAGAACCTTCGGAAGAGTCGGGAGGACCTGACCGCCGCCGTGACGGTCAGCACCAAGTTCCCAGCCTACGAGAGGGTTCTGCTTCGAGAAG CTGGTTTCAAGAGACCTGTCGTCTTATTTGGCCCCATAGCAGATATAGCCCTGGAGAAGTTGGCAAATGACTTGCCTGACCTGTTCCAAACTGCTA aaACAGAACCAAGAGACGCAGGATCTGAGAAATCCACCGGGGTGGTGCGGTTAAATACCGTGAGACAGATTATTGAACAG GACAAGCATGCGCTCCTGGATGTAACGCCTAAGGCTGTGGACCTGTTGAACTATACTCAGTGGTTCCCGATTGTGATCTTTTTCAACCCAGACTCTAggcaaggtgtcaaaactatgagacaGAGGTTGAATCCATCATCCAACAAAAGTTCTCGGAAGTTATTTGATCAGGCCAACAAGCTTAAAAAAACGTGTGCACATCTTTTCACAG CTACAATCAACCTCAATTCAGCCAACGACAGCTGGTTTGGCAGCTTGAAAGACACGATTCAGCATCAGCAAGGAGAAGCAGTCTGGGTCTCCGAAGGAAAG ATGGAAGGGATGGATGATGATCCCGAAGACCGCATGTCCTACTTAACCGCCATGGGCGCGGACTATCTGAGTTGCGACAGCCGCCTCATCAGTGACTTTGAAGACACCGACGGTGAAGGAGGCGCCTACACTGACAATGAGCTGGATGAGCCAGCCGAGGAGCCGCTGGTGTCTTCCATCACCCGCTCCTCGGAGCCGGTGCAGCACGAGGAG AGCATAAGGAAACCCAGCCCAGAGCCACGAGCTCAGATGAGGAGGGCTGCTAGCAGAGATCAACTTAGGGACAATAGCCCGCCCCCGGCATTCAAGCCAGAGCCGCCCAAG GCCAAAACCCAAAACAGAGAAGAATCTTTTGACTTCTCCAGATCTTATGAATACAAGTCAAACCCCTCAGCCGCTGCTGGTAACGAAATTCCAGGGGCATCTACCAAAGGTTGTCCTCCTCCTATTGCAGCGAAACCCACTTTTGGACGGCCTGTACTGAAGCCCTCCACTCCCGTCCCTCCCCCAGAGAGTGAGGAGGCGGGAGAGGGCAGTGAGGAgcagcacaatgctcccaagtctgTCCTGggcaaagtaaaaatatttgagaagatGGATCACAAGGCAAGGTTACAGAGAATGCAAGAGCTCCAAGAAGCACAGAATGCAAGG